One Denticeps clupeoides chromosome 12, fDenClu1.1, whole genome shotgun sequence genomic window carries:
- the LOC114800875 gene encoding G-protein coupled receptor 22-like — protein METVSDGTGTVASFGTLESQGGSSSSPPGWYMPYPISFQVSMTSFLMLELVLGFSSNLTVLVLYCSQSNLVDSVSNMVTVNLHILDIVVCVFCLPLTVVIVLLPPGRDLALICCFHEACVTFASISTAINVLVISMDRYDISVRPANRLLTPRYAGLLLAAVWAVSLAVFFIPFIEVDFFSSESEAEAPGDAQSPSWRNRTLLCVGGQGYHIGLGMYYHLLLQVPIFFATVLVMLFTYSRILRALNIRIGSHMRKTQRRGGLGCRGRRGRKRKGELAEIEGTDRARHLSHPPLISSPTPTATSPPPLSTAPLVGTDSAASPAPASVGVQASVSAIIALRRAVKRHRDRRERQRRVFKMSLLIISTFLGCWAPISVTNVLILSLGPSDTLVRLRLCFLVMAYGTTISHPLLYAFTRQKLRRVLRAKVKKRVVSLLQVDPSPGGTVIHNSWVEPRKGRKLRLEGSDATDRCLTEPL, from the coding sequence ATGGAGACGGTCAGCGATGGTACAGGGACAGTGGCCAGCTTCGGGACCCTGGAGAGCCAAggtggctcctcctcctcacccccaGGCTGGTACATGCCTTACCCAATCAGCTTCCAGGTGTCCATGACCAGCTTCCTGATGCTGGAGCTGGTGCTGGGCTTCAGCAGCAACCTCACCGTCCTGGTGCTCTACTGCTCCCAGTCCAACCTGGTGGACTCGGTCAGCAACATGGTGACGGTGAACCTGCACATCCTGGACATTGTTGTGTGCGTcttctgcctgcccctgacggTGGTCATCGTCCTACTGCCCCCAGGTCGCGACCTGGCCCTCATCTGCTGCTTTCACGAGGCCTGCGTGACCTTCGCCAGCATTTCCACAGCCATCAACGTCCTGGTCATCAGCATGGATCGTTACGACATCTCCGTACGGCCAGCCAACCGGCTGCTCACGCCGCGCTACGCGGGGCTGCTGCTGGCCGCTGTGTGGGCGGTGTCACTGGCAGTCTTCTTCATCCCCTTCATCGAGGTGGACTTCTTCTCTTCGGAGTCGGAGGCCGAGGCGCCTGGTGACGCACAGTCACCATCGTGGCGGAACCGGACGTTGCTGTGCGTCGGGGGACAAGGCTACCACATAGGGCTCGGCATGTACTACCACCTCCTGCTGCAGGTGCCCATCTTCTTCGCCACGGTGCTCGTCATGCTCTTCACGTACTCGCGGATCCTGCGCGCCCTGAACATTCGCATCGGCTCTCACATGAGGAAGACCCAGCGCCGCGGGGGCCTGGGCTGCAGGGGGCGCcgtgggaggaagaggaagggcgAGCTGGCCGAGATCGAGGGAACGGACCGCGCCAGACACCTGTCCCACCCTCCCCTAATATCCTCGCCCACCCCGACGGCGACATCCCCACCGCCCCTGTCCACAGCGCCCCTGGTGGGCACCGACAGCGCTGCGTCTCCCGCCCCGGCCTCCGTGGGCGTCCAGGCCTCCGTCTCCGCCATCATCGCCCTGAGAAGGGCGGTGAAGCGCCACCGCGACCGGCGGGAGCGCCAGCGGCGCGTCTTCAAGATGTCCCTGCTCATCATCTCCACCTTCCTGGGCTGCTGGGCCCCCATCTCCGTCACCAACGTCCTGATTCTGAGCCTGGGCCCCAGCGACACCCTGGTGCGGCTCCGCCTCTGCTTCCTGGTCATGGCCTACGGAACCACCATCTCCCACCCGCTGCTGTACGCCTTCACCCGGCAGAAGCTGCGCCGCGTGCTCCGGGCCAAGGTGAAGAAGCGGGTGGTGTCCCTCCTGCAAGTGGACCCCTCGCCCGGCGGCACGGTGATCCACAACTCGTGGGTGGAGCCCCGCAAGGGCCGCAAGCTGAGGCTGGAGGGGAGCGACGCCACCGACCGCTGCCTGACCGAGCCGCTCTGA
- the LOC114800956 gene encoding cell death activator CIDE-3-like isoform X1, translated as MLSRHVQELRRPGCSSWTETSRTPELFSWMTMDYAKKSLSMLTPTSLSKCVTASVSASASMTQQLLGVTPRMRPFRVGNADRTIKKGIMADSLRDLLNKVMDGLHVSCVSALVLDEDGTGVDTEEFFQTLKDNTILIVLEKGQKWTPLETNIVVPQRPDRQPARRKDVAKLTFDLYKNHPQEFIGCLNVKATLYGIYSVSYDLRCYEAKRMIKEALRWTLFTMQTTGHVLVGTSCYMQKLLDEEEAAAAERHLKAPADRHLPGLLWGRSSF; from the exons ATGTTAAGCCGACATGTGCAGGAGCTCCGTCGCCCGGGATGTAGCAGCTGGACGGAGACGTCGCGGACCCCCG AGCTCTTCAGCTGGATGACGATGGACTACGCCAAGAAGTCTCTCAGCATGCTGACGCCCACGTCCCTTTCAAA gtGTGTGACTGCCAGCGTCTCGGCCAGCGCTTCCATGACCCAGCAGCTGTTGGGCGTGACTCCGCGCATGAGGCCGTTCCGGGTCGGGAACGCCGACCGCACCATCAAGAAGGGCATAATGGCCGACAGCCTCCGCGACCTCCTGAACAAG GTGATGGACGGGCTGCATGTGTCCTGCGTCAgtgccctggtcctggatgaagaCGGGACGGGGGTGGACACCGAAGAGTTCTTCCAGACCCTGAAGGACAACACCATCCTGATCGTGCTGGAGAAGGGACAGAAGTGGACACCGCTGGAG ACGAACATCGTAGTGCCGCAGCGCCCCGACCGGCAGCCGGCGCGCAGGAAGGACGTGGCCAAGCTGACCTTCGACCTGTACAAGAACCACCCCCAGGAGTTTATTGGCTGCCTGAATGTGAAGGCCACGCTTTATGGGATCTACTCCGTGTCCTACGACCTTCGCTGCTACGAGGCCAAGAGGATGATCAA GGAGGCGCTCCGGTGGACCCTGTTCACCATGCAGACCACGGGCCACGTCCTGGTGGGGACCTCGTGCTACatgcagaagctgctggacgaggaggaggcggcggcggcggagcgcCACCTGAAGGCCCCGGCGGACCGACACCTGCCCGGCCTGCTGTGGGGCAGGAGCAGCTTTTGA
- the LOC114800956 gene encoding cell death activator CIDE-3-like isoform X2, with translation MTMDYAKKSLSMLTPTSLSKCVTASVSASASMTQQLLGVTPRMRPFRVGNADRTIKKGIMADSLRDLLNKVMDGLHVSCVSALVLDEDGTGVDTEEFFQTLKDNTILIVLEKGQKWTPLETNIVVPQRPDRQPARRKDVAKLTFDLYKNHPQEFIGCLNVKATLYGIYSVSYDLRCYEAKRMIKEALRWTLFTMQTTGHVLVGTSCYMQKLLDEEEAAAAERHLKAPADRHLPGLLWGRSSF, from the exons ATGACGATGGACTACGCCAAGAAGTCTCTCAGCATGCTGACGCCCACGTCCCTTTCAAA gtGTGTGACTGCCAGCGTCTCGGCCAGCGCTTCCATGACCCAGCAGCTGTTGGGCGTGACTCCGCGCATGAGGCCGTTCCGGGTCGGGAACGCCGACCGCACCATCAAGAAGGGCATAATGGCCGACAGCCTCCGCGACCTCCTGAACAAG GTGATGGACGGGCTGCATGTGTCCTGCGTCAgtgccctggtcctggatgaagaCGGGACGGGGGTGGACACCGAAGAGTTCTTCCAGACCCTGAAGGACAACACCATCCTGATCGTGCTGGAGAAGGGACAGAAGTGGACACCGCTGGAG ACGAACATCGTAGTGCCGCAGCGCCCCGACCGGCAGCCGGCGCGCAGGAAGGACGTGGCCAAGCTGACCTTCGACCTGTACAAGAACCACCCCCAGGAGTTTATTGGCTGCCTGAATGTGAAGGCCACGCTTTATGGGATCTACTCCGTGTCCTACGACCTTCGCTGCTACGAGGCCAAGAGGATGATCAA GGAGGCGCTCCGGTGGACCCTGTTCACCATGCAGACCACGGGCCACGTCCTGGTGGGGACCTCGTGCTACatgcagaagctgctggacgaggaggaggcggcggcggcggagcgcCACCTGAAGGCCCCGGCGGACCGACACCTGCCCGGCCTGCTGTGGGGCAGGAGCAGCTTTTGA